In Marasmius oreades isolate 03SP1 chromosome 1, whole genome shotgun sequence, one DNA window encodes the following:
- a CDS encoding uncharacterized protein (BUSCO:EOG092605QM) → MDPKAPNAKLRTTPQYAIYQRENFWRVNDGEVPPFNTDPAKLEALAKTRLTENGWYYASSGASQSHTHLVNRQSFYRHRIIPRMLVDTNTRDTATTIFGHRVPAPIGFAPIGINKIYHPLGELPVAKVAGELGLPYCLSTAGSSSIEDVAKTNDELGKGIRFFQLYMPHDDELTISLLKRAVDSGFKACILTLDTWQLAWRHDDVSTSNYAFYRGIGADLGLSDPVFQKRLRERGIDPKKQPNEAGAAWIDNVWHGRAHTWEKVKWAMGVWKEISGDMPFCLKGIQSVEDARKAVDIGCHGIVVSNHAGRQVDGAVASLDALEKIAEGMPLLSKKLERLLIPLKRSETGHTLCSTQAYAAAPTYSKPSLWVQSSSLLVDCGYLVGSSIQYIIDTAVIDISAATAILTSPLPSTTITKAIWPEETMDQESTKKAISTRIQERAGERAAAQQAVLSDPKYKKYTQQVEKCLNSFDNVHEWADCIAFLKQLLKTFQSYMQFKEIPRKLIVSKRLSQCLNPALPTGVHQRALDVYAHILAVLGSEGLKRDLPIWSSGLFPFFEYAATSVKPTLLNLYDTHYLPLQSGLRPVTKSFILALLPGLEEETSEFFEKVISLLDRLSGTVSPSFFFQNVWLVMLTSPASRGTALNFLSRRLPQLHGLEDITGVVGQDLGLMIRAFAAALEDDNLLVRRSALDLLLQSLRVDSNTIRRASTEDRAIIMRAAISVVLRRDLSLNRRLYSWLLGPEEKSDRQIEFLKTNALDLLKGSLKEDMFTPSDEYSESRPFKILISLLDKWEIGSALTEVLIYDSFKAIKRHMESSPDGKEDVAMTASTLYEAAEPQMIWKQLLSAVFDDITGESEHFEAIDMVIFVLTTFTQDEEIQTIHLPLIFTAILDLTLIHLNSNNSRKGPTQLLQRTLFLLTTMLRQIPQSALLSRPEVTSGIQKASVSQRPYVFACTFYGIKATVTAPEPSGSYSKPFGSAFEGLISLSMSLSHNLIEASANLNLLREVFSQSLLLVDRLVGRLNTKMTLCWEPRKWLATVLDNLKHESANFTVVDRIVSLIVALQQTQGLEPNFSIDERATMSKMVTRLMYYLRPDCAAYHLRAVNLVWALEASIPRPHVESILAQSMASPESRNVQETYESFGVLWRLTEDNLLPGFKFKVPMMIILDTLKNEDPVLRRIGETWMRCNLRSYTRVLDPLLFDLLDPSIRRTPTSMKVGGKEIQGFLYERPLDQRYARHLLDMLLSIVQFGSQVFAKTARTTPIKRSQHPGLVERVEMAGFHESDATYLDVLFEILLQFLQSEPKASLEPTMNPYNVTIHSTSIDLLQAIVSRGELSSIAVESIEAVAIGKLYFFVHLGRLDLQNKLLHLLHSVISASIAIDNRQHRQRLTDTSVESHNSTDAGDAPTRNYSVNPLLIQTLVDGIAVPTNRSILQQWLDFVLLAVPQLQPFLQALVPPLNDCLCRQLLLSLRGVLVMSSKGLEFTGDDSSTATDAEFFMLLNALERLVLLGLAYPSQESNFDDDIQVAEKPTENTSILGYVSNVFSSDGAQTTNEDQLTPRSPAYRALHEGVRVLYLTWCTLSWTNPDSPSSRDESLSLIYNKTRLRCRRALEHIFRVQSGEVFESIVECWNTEFPDFIFSADAPFELVDVLIASAQNAVHMICESISLRSTGISERKRQMVNPDLSDLVLLKFLEQYLRRLEGPLAIQVWARFYQLTKEIAGSTKELKPLTFPALRCVTVLAEKVTQTTAMEDRRIRKDLQEIYAKLLDSCVAFVGKSYDSGSWIRRTAKEALVANGRDSPALRGETKLDEKLNVTTPSLTVDAAKPGPPLDLVSQITDFLALSVLPSLRRFLVDTDKVSTSCTNIAYYVVSPCLRGKLRPLEVDSTTIAIIQEMTRIPSAFKAWKSPVTELLNDNRLFSCTPESAEMWKPIIKSLFDSDKTAFPELLSKIASAPSANIFTNREYEMLLRSLNLRRLSLVLLAADKNHYLTQLPSIQEKLVDVLRNVTSPVVQSEVYLCIRVLLCRLSPHSLTSFWPVVLTELYRVLEQTVTVLPTDGAEDLPLILSACKCLDLLLALQTEEFQIHQWIFITDTVDAIYRPNGWAPEALMDQLAEVAGSLPRTTSNAGPSPAHNLSSFGNQRPMRRPILNSIHQIDSIRELMPFFSSVSMSTYESVYASYANVDWDVVERGLLEDMFDGR, encoded by the exons ATGGACCCTAAGGCACCAAATGCAAAACTCAGAACAACACCCCAATATGCGATATACCAGCGCGAAAACTTCTGGAGGGTCAACGACGGAGAAGTTCCTCCGTTTAACACCG ATCCCGCTAAACTTGAAGCCTTAGCCAAAACCCGACTCACAGAGAACGGCTGGTACTATGCCTCCTCTGGTGCCTCGCAATCACACACCCATCTTGTTAACCGCCAATCTTTCTATCGTCACCGCATAATCCCCCGCATGCTTGTCGACACCAACACGCGCGACACTGCGACCACGATCTTCGGCCACCGAGTGCCCGCTCCAATAGGTTTTGCGCCCATCGGTATCAACAAGATCTATCACCCCCTCGGTGAGCTCCCCGTCGCGAAAGTGGCAGGGGAATTGGGTTTGCCGTACTGCCTGTCAACAGCCGGAAGTAGCAGCATAGAGGATGTCGCAAAAACAAACGATGAACTGGGAAAAGGAATTCGATTTTTCCAACTCTACATGCCTCATGACGACGAGCTCACTATCTCCCTTCTTAAACGCGCCGTGGACTCGGGATTTAAAGCATGCATCCTCACGCTGGATACATGGCAGCTTGCCTGGCGCCACGACGATGTCAGTACTTCCAATTACGCTTTCTACCGCGGTATCGGTGCCGACTTGGGGTTGTCGGATCCCGTGTTTCAGAAGAGGTTGAGGGAGAGGGGGATTGATCCAAAGAAACAGCCAAATGAAGCTGGCGCGGCATGGATTGATAATGTCTGGCATGGGCGAGCCCATACATGGGAGAAAGTGAAGTGGGCGATGGGCGTGTGGAAGGAGATTTCCGGGGACATGCCATTTTGTCTGAAGGGCATTCAAAGCGTGGAGGATGCGAGGAAAGCCGTGGATATTGGATGTCATGGGATTGTTGTGAGCAACCATGCTGGTCGACAAGTTGATGGTGCGGTAGCGAGTTTGGATGCGTTGGAGAAGATTGCAGAAGGCATGCCTCTCTTGTCCAAAAAGTTAGAACGATTATTGATTCCACTCAAGCGGTCGGAGACAGGACATACATTATGTTCGACTCAGGCATACGCAGCGGCTCCGACGTATTCAAAGCCCTCGCTTTGGGTGCAAAGTTCGTCTTTGTTGGTCGATTGTGG GTATCTCGTTGGCTCGAGTATTCAATACATTATA GATACCGCAGTCATTGACATCTCCGCAGCGACCGCTATCCTGACTTCACCCTTACCTTCAACGACAATTACGAAAGCCATTTGGCCAGAGGAGACGATGGACCAGGAGTCTACGAAGAAGGCGATATCCACGCGGATTCAAGAGCGAGCAGGTGAACGTG CGGCAGCACAACAGGCTGTTTTGTCGGATCCCAAGTACAAAAAATACACGCAGCAAGTGGAGAAATGCCTCAACTCGTTCGATAATGTCCATGAGTGGGCGGATTGTATAGCCTTTCTGAAACAGCTGCTGAAG ACGTTCCAGTCGTACATGCAATTCAAGGAGATACCACGGAAATTGATTGTCTCGAAACGTTTATCTCAATGCTTAAATCCTGCACTTCCAACAGGCGTTCACCAGCGCGCATTGGATGTCTATGCTCACATTCTCGCGGTTCTTGGG TCCGAGGGATTAAAGCGCGATCTACCAATCTGGTCGTCTGGCTTGTTTCCTTTCTTCGAGTATGCtgcaacttcagtgaag CCCACCTTGTTAAACCTGTACGACACCCAttatcttcctcttcaatctGGTCTTCGTCCCGTGACAAAATCATTTATTCTGGCTTTGTTGCCCGGTCTTGAGGAGGAGACAAGCGAATTCTTCGAAAAG GTTATATCTTTACTTGACCGATTGTCCGGAACCGTTTCTCCCTCCTTCTTTTTCCAAAACGTCTGGCTAGTCATGTTAACATCCCCTGCCTCTCGTGGTACAGccctcaacttcctgtctcgCAGACTGCCACAATTACACGGACTGGAAGACATAACGGGGGTCGTCGGACAAGACCTTGGTTTGATGATACGCGCATTTGCTGCAGCGCTTGAAGATGATAACCTACTTGTCCGACGCAGTGCTCTCGATCTGCTACTTCAATCCTTACGCGTGGATAGCAATACCATAAGACGAGCGTCAACTGAAGATCGTGCGATCATTATGAGAGCAGCTATCAGTGTCGTACTTCGCCGTGACTTGTCCTTGAATCGTCGGTTATACTCGTGGCTACTGGGTCCGGAAGAGAAGAGCGATCGCCAGATCGAGTTCTTGAAGACGAATGCCTTGGATTTACTGAAAGGCAGCCTCAAG GAGGATATGTTTACTCCATCCGATGAATACAGTGAATCAAGGCCATTCAAGATCCTCATATCACTATTGGATAAATGGGAGATTGGTTCAGCTTTGACAGAAGTGTTGATTTACGATTCATTCAAAGCAATCAAACGCCATATGGAGTCATCGCCAGACGGGAAGGAAGAT GTGGCCATGACAGCTAGTACGTTATATGAAGCTGCTGAGCCACAAATGATCTGGAAGCAACTCCTTTCCGCTGTATTTGACGACATAACTGGAGAAAGCGAACATTTCGAG GCAATCGACATGGTGATATTTGTCCTCACAACTTTTACTCAAGATGAAGAGATACAAACCATTCACCTTCCCCTAATCTTCACAGCTATTCTCGACCTAACATTG ATCCATCTGAACAGCAACAATTCTCGGAAAGGACCAACTCAACTATTGCAGCGAACACTCTTTCTCCTTACTACTATGCTTCGACAGATTCCACAGTCTGCTCTTTTGAGTCGACCAGAAGTTACTAGCGGGATACAGAAGGCTAGTGTGTCACAACGACCCTATGTCTTTGCATGCACTTTCTATGGGATTAAAGCGACTGTAACTGCGCCTGAACCGTCCGGATCCTATTCGAAACCGTTTGGGTCTGCGTTCGAAGGGTTGATCAGTCTCAGCATGTCTCTATCACACAATCTAATCGAGGCATCTGCGAACCTCAACCTGTTGAGAGAAGTCTTTTCGCAATCATTGCTACTAGTTGATAGGTTGGTTGGAAGATTGAACACAAAGATGACACTATGTTGGGAGCCACGGAAGTGGTTGGCTACCGTTCTGGACAATCTCAAGCATGAG TCTGCGAATTTCACAGTAGTGGACCGAATCGTCTCTCTTATCGTTGCTTTACAACAAACGCAGGGCTTAGAACCCAATTTCTCGATTGACGAACGAGCCACAATGTCCAAGATGGTCACCAGGCTAATGTATTATCTACGCCCAGATTGTGCAGCGTACCATCTGCGGGCCGTGAACCTGGTCTGGGCATTAGAAGCATCCATTCCAAGGCCACATGTAGAATCTATACTAGCACAAAGCATGGCGTCTCCAGAGTCGAGGAATGTTCAAGAGACTTATGAGTCATTTGGTGTCCTTTGGAGGTTGACTG AGGACAATCTTTTACcgggtttcaagttcaaggttcCGATGATGATTATACTCGACACGCTGAAGAATGAAGATCCGGTACTACGTCGAATAGGAGAGACGTGGATGCGTTGCAATCTGAGGTCCTACACTCG GGTACTTGATCCATTATTGTTTGACCTTTTGGATCCATCGATACGACGAACTCCGACTTCAATGAAGGTTGGCGGAAAGGAAATACAAGGTTTCCTGTACGAACGTCCTTTGGACCAGAGATACGCGCGTCACCTCCTTGATATGCTGCTGTCTATCGTCCAATTTGGGAGCCAAGTTTTTGCAAAAACCGCCAGAACAACCCCCATCAAGCGTTCTCAGCATCCCGGACTCGTTGAGAGAGTTGAAATGG CTGGTTTTCACGAGTCAGACGCTACCTACCTCGATGTGCTGTTCGAAATCTTGCTGCA ATTCCTACAATCGGAACCAAAGGCTTCTCTGGAACCCACTATGAATCCGTACAACGTCACCATTCATTCAACAAGTATAGATCTCCTGCAGGCAATTGTGTCTCGTGGAGAGCTCAGTTCGATAGCTGTGGAGTCTATCGAAGCTGTGGCCATCGGAAAACTATATTTCTTTGTCCATCTAGGAAGACTTGACCTCCAAAATAAGCTGCTACATTTGTTGCACTCAGTAATCTCTGCCTCGATAGCCATTGACAACCGGCAGCATAGACAGAGGCTCACAGATACTTCGGTCGAAAGCCATAATTCTACAGATGCCGGCGATGCACCAACACGCAACTATTCGGTCAATCCTCTTCTCATCCAGACATTAGTTGATGGAATAGCTGTTCCGACAAACCGATCGATCCTGCAACAATGGCTTGATTTCGTGCTCCTAGCTGTTCCTCAACTTCAGCCCTTTCTACAGGCCTTGGTTCCTCCTTTGAATGACTGTCTTTGTCGGCAACTTCTGCTGTCGTTAAGAGGTGTCCTCGTGATGTCGTCCAAAGGCCTCGAATTTACAGGAGATGACTCCTCTACGGcgacggacgcagagttttTCATGTTACTCAATGCTCTTGAGCGACTTGTGTTATTGGGTTTAGCTTATCCCTCACAGGAGAGTAACTTTGACGATGATATTCAAGTGGCGGAAAAACCTACGGAAAATaccagcattctgggatacGTATCGAATGTCTTCAGCTCGGACGGCGCCCAGACAACCAACGAGGACCAACTGACG CCTCGTTCCCCTGCATATCGTGCCTTACATGAAGGCGTTCGAGTTCTTTATTTAACCTGGTGTACACTGTCGTGGACAAATCCTGACAGTCCATCATCAAGGGATGAATCCCTTTCTCTCATCTACAACAAAACACGATTACGTTGTCGTCGCGCACTTGAGCACATATTCCGTGTTCAATCCGGAGAAGTGTTCGAATCTATAGTCGAGTGCTGGAATACAGAGTTTCCC GATTTTATCTTTTCTGCAGATGCTCCCTTCGAGCTCGTCGATGTACTGATTGCAAGTGCTCAGAATGCCGTTCACATGATCTGTGAAAGTATCTCTCTGCGGAGCACTGGGATCTCAGAAAGAAAGCGGCAAATGGTCAATCCTGATCT GAGCGATCTCGTCCTGTTGAAATTCCTCGAACAGTACCTTCGTAGGCTTGAAGGGCCACTCGCAATACAGGTGTGGGCTCGGTTCTACCAGCTCACAAAGGAAATCGCTGGAAGTACGAAGGAGCTGAAGCCGCTTACGTTCCCCGCCCTTCGTTGTGTGACCGTCTTGGCAGAGAAGGTCACCCAGACGACGGCGATGGAAGATAGACGGATTCGCAAAGACCTGCAG GAAATTTACGCAAAGCTTCTTGACTCCTGTGTGGCCTTCGTAGGAAAATCATACGATTCTGGGTCTTGGATTCGTCGGACTGCCAAAGAGGCACTTGTGGCCAATGGCAGAGACTCACCCGCTCTTCGTGGAG AAACGAAACTGGATGAAAAGTTGAATGTTACCACGCCGTCGCTTACAGTTGATGCAGCCAAGCCTGGTCCGCCTCTTGATCTTGTTTCTCAA ATCACCGATTTTCTCGCTCTCAGTGTCCTTCCGAGTCTTCGACGCTTCCTCGTCGACACCGACAAAGTTTCCACTTCATGCACCAATATTGCTTACTATGTTGTTAGTCCGTGTCTGAGGGGGAAATTGCG GCCGCTAGAGGTTGATTCCACGACTATAGCGATCATACAAGAAATGACCAGGATACCGTCTGCCTTCAAGGCTTGGAAGTCACCGGTCACAGAGCTGCTAAACGACAACAGACTTTTTAGCTGCACTCCCGAATCAGCAGAAATGTGGAAACCCATCATCAAATCGCTGTTTGATTCAGATAAGACGGCTTTTCCCGAACTCCTCA GCAAAATAGCGTCGGCCCCTTCTGCCAATATATTCACCAACAGGGAATATGAGATGCTTCTTCGTTCTCTCAATCTTCGCAGATTATCACTGGTTTTACTTGCAGCAGACAAAAACCACTACCTCACCCAATTACCGTCGATACAAGAGAAACTCGTCGATGTCCTCCGGAACGTCACATCGCCAGTTGTGCAAAGCGAAGTTTACCTTTGCATTCGGGTGTTGTTGTGTCGCCTTTCTCCACATAGTCTAACGAGTTTTTGGCCTGTGGTTTTGACAGAACTA TATCGTGTTCTCGAGCAAACGGTCACTGTATTACCAACGGATGGCGCGGAGGACCTTCCATTGATTCTTTCGGCTTGCAAATGTCTAGACCTCTTGCTAGCGCTTCAGACCGAGGAGTTCCAAAT ACATCAGTGGATATTCATAACGGATACAGTTGATGCCATTTACAGACCGAATGGTTGGGCGCCTGAAGCACTGATGGATCAACTGGCAGAAGTTGCTGGGAGTCTACCGAGA ACTACCTCGAACGCCGGACCGAGTCCGGCACACAATCTCTCGTCCTTTGGGAATCAGCGGCCAATGCGAAGGCCAATTCTCAATTCCATACATCAGATCGACAGCATCCGGGAACTGATGCCATTCTTCTCGAGCGTCAGTATGTCGACGTACGAAAGTGTGTACGCGAGTTACGCGAACGTTGATTGGGATGTCGTGGAAAGAGGGTTACTGGAGGATATGTTTGATGGCCGTTAG